The following nucleotide sequence is from Vulpes lagopus strain Blue_001 chromosome 1, ASM1834538v1, whole genome shotgun sequence.
aataaaatctttaaaaaaatttttaatgtaaagaaagGTGGAGACTAATTCTTCCTTCCTTACATGTGGGCTGGATCAGTAAATCATTTCTAATGAATAGGATGTAGTGGACTGATAATGTTCAACTTCTGAAGTTAAATCAGAAGAATTATTGCAGCTTTTGCCTTGCTTTCTCTTGGATGACCCACTCTGGAAGAAGCCAGCTGCTATGTCATGAGGGCTCTCAAGCATCCCTGTGGAGATGCCCATactagagaaactgaggcctcttGCCAACAGCCAGCATCAACTTGTCAGCCAAATAAAAGAGCCATCTTGAAAGTGGATCCTTCAGCCCCAGTCAGGCCTTTGGATAACTGCAGCCTTGGCCAAAAGTTTGACCACAACCATAGCTTGACCGAATCAGAACCCCCCAATTAATAGGCTTCCGAATTCCTGTGAGAGATAAATGCTTACTGGTGTTTTAAATTGTTAAGAGGGAGAGGGCTGGAGAAACACTGAAGGAGGGAAAGGTTTTGCTTCCTGGTTCTAGTATGTTCAGTTGGCAAGCTCCTGCAGTGCAAGCATCTTCCCCAGTGCCCAGTGCCTGGAATGACCAGCAGCACAAGCAGCTAGCAGCTTCTCCTGGCATTGCCCACCTTGGGCAGTAGTGTAAACAGAGTGCTTCCACCTCCTGCAGGTTTTGCAGCTTCTCTAGCACCCAGCACCTGGTGCACACTTGGCTTCTCCAGCATGAGGCTCCTGCAGCACTCACGAGTACTCTAGCATCTAGCCTTCTCTAGCAGGCTTCTGCAGTACTTAGAGGCCAGGAGCACCCCGTGGGCAGTGGTTTCCCCTGTACCTGCTCAGGCAGTTTTCTAGCTTTTGGTTAGGCACCTCCATGTGAAGAACTTTCCGTGGCATACTAGAGAGCAGATTTCTGGCAAGTTCCACTCTCATGACATTACAATGACTTTTCTGCCATCTGGTGAGCCATAGGATGTGTTTTCAACAAGGTCTGGATTTCAGCTTTAGTGGGGGCTAGGGATGTCTCTTCCTCGGGTGTTCTATCTTAAGCCACAGCCCTAGAAGTAGGGGCTGCTCCTACATCTACTATTCATGTATTCTTTATTCCTTACTAAAAGGTCCTTTTGTTACTTTAATCCCCTGTTGTAATAAGTTATGATATTAAAATTTCCCTGTTCAAATTACTGTACGATTTCTCTCTCTTGGTTGGACCCAGGCTGATACACTAAATTTGGTCATAGATTGTTACACAGCAACACGTAACCCATACAACACTCCCCATCTCATTGTCCGCTGCCAACTCCCCTTTCTTTACCATCAGCCAATTGTTATCTTGTGCCTATGCAGAGCAGGTTCTCCCTTCAAGGCTTTATAAGGAGTAAGGTATGACCTACTGCTAAAAGAACAAAGTTTATAAGATCAAAGATTTAATTTGCCAAATGCCAAATGAAAGGTTCAGATATGAAGTGCTATAGGAAGGAGCAAAGGCTGGTTGAAGAAATCTCTAGGCTGCAGTAGGACATAATTCAACTCTGATGACACTACAGGACACAGACCAGTAAAAACGAGAGAAGGGCattataggcagagggaacactGTATCAAAAGCTTAGAGGCAAGACCACATGTGACAGGATTAGGTCAGGAGTAACTAGTATTCACTTCAGTTTGGCTGGAGAAGAGATCTGACCTGATAGGCTAGTGACAAGCAATATGATCTTGCTCCTGGCAAGACCACAAAGGGTCTTAAATATAAAGCTAATTCATTTGGTGCTAtgatgtaaaaaaacaaaaaaaaaaaggtgggggggcgTTGAGTGACCATGACTTTGAGGATAAAACTCAACCTACTTTCGCTTTAAGTACAATTATACTTGTCAGATCATGAGACTTAGCTTTGGGGCTGAGAAAAAAGTTCACCATGACAGTAGGGAAACCCTGAATGTTCTCGAGGATGATCAACTCGTGGCTCTGAGATTAGCCTGGAGTGTGTAGGCCtagagaaaatgaagacagaagTAGAAAGTGATACCCCAAAAGTCCTGAAGCAGGGAATAGGGTAGCGCAGTGGTAAGTGAAGAACTTGGGTAGATGTGGGATGTTTGGAATGGCTGGTTGGATGTAGTGGAGAGAAGTTGAAGGTGATGCCCAATACTTAGGTGGTGACATGGGAACTCGAGGAGCTGGTTGAGAAGTGGATAGGTGATGTTGGCTTTTGATAGATTCCACTGGAGTGACTGCAGTGTATCTAAGAAACAGGAAGGAGCAGCCTCAGGCCTGAACTCAGGAGAGAGATAAGGGCTGATTATTCAGATCTGGTAGTGGTGTCCACTCAGAGGAGACAAGTCAAACTTTGGGAGATGGTGATGAGGATGGCTTTCTGATCAGCCCATCCTGATTAAcaatcctccccccccccacctcaccttTGACCCAAATGATGACGTCCTGAGTCAGGAATTCAGTGGGGACAAATTTCCTCAAGTACTTCAGGCCTAAAAGGACAGCCAGAGGTGCTGTCTCTCTCAACTGCCACGGATTCTGGCTTAGAATCCATGGTCAACCCCCGTGGGGTTCAGGCCAAAGACTATGAAAACAAAAAGCCCAAGACTAGGAGATTCTAACCCTATTTTGGCCCCAAACCAGCCTtgtaaccttgagcaagtcactttccctctttgggtttgttttttccttcagcaAAATGCCAGGGTTGGCCTTGGACTGGACTGTGGTTTTTAAATCCTGCCACTGAAGAACAACGGGGTTCCATAGCTGGGCCAACATGTTCTTCCTCCTCAATCAGGTAGTAGCAGATGGAACAGCTCCAATTTTAGGGTTTTCTCCCGTAACATTTTCTTAAACCATTCGCAATCACTACTGCTTGTTTTCCAGCAAGGGCTCACAAATAACACAATGAATGAACAAGTGGGAAATGCAATGAATGGGGAAATCTGAAAATAGGTGACCATATTTGGTTTGACAGTCTCCTTGTTTCTGAGAATTCATGGTTATGTTTTGTATTACCCACACAATCTGGTTTCTAAAGCTAAGTTCCAGTGGCATTTCAGGGTGCTTCATAGAGGGTTCTGGGACTCCTCAGTGCCTGTAATCCAAAGAGACTAGATTCATTGCTCTCTAAGGACCTTTCCAGTGCTAAACTTTCACTCTTTCAGTCTTGATCTTTGATGCATACCCTCTGCATGCAGAACATTGTGccttatattaatttatataatccCCACATAATCTTCCCAACAGCCTTGTGAGAtaagttactattattattttcattttataggtgaggggAAGACTAAGGCTCAAATAGGGTAAATGgtttggccaaggtcacagagctagtaagtgacagagctggggtttgaacctgAGATTCTGATTCCAGAGGTCTCACTCTTCCAATACGCCTGCAGTCTCTGTCATTAATGCTGTCACCAAATATTTCCAGTTCTTCCTTACACATGGTAAGACTGATTTTCCATACCCCCTTTGGCTAACACAATGTGAACAGAAGTGGTGAGCATCATTTCTGGTGTGACTTTTAAGAACCAGtgatcagggacgcctgggtggctcagcagttgagcatctgccttcggctcagggtatgatcccagatttccaggatcgagtcctgcattgggctccctgcgaggatcctgtttctccctctgcctatgtccctgccttctctctgtgtctctcatgaataaataaataaaatctttaaaaaaaaaaaagagccagtgATCACTGTCAcattcccctttccttctccagGAGTTATAGATACACAGTAAGAGCCACTCTCAGCCTTGGTCACTGAGAGAAGATGATTTGGAAAAGACAGCTGcccctacaccccccccccccccagctgacCTGCTAGGGGCATGTAGGATGACAAAGAAACAACCCTGtcatttttttaagccactaagatttggaggttgtttgttactgcagcacaGCCTAGCCCACCCTAGGAATCCATGCAATACTATCTCCTGTTGATTACCTTTGGCCTCAGTCCCTAAACATGCCTTCTCTCTGAAACTCCCCTACAGCATTGGCTCCACACTCAAATttgaaaagcagcaagagaagaagGGAATCTGTCCCCTAAACAGGGCAGTGGGGACGTGTTTCAGAGATGCACCAGTTCCCTCACACCCGGAGAAGGGATCGTGCCGGATAAAACCACACCCAGCCCCTGGACGGCCTCAGATAGAAAGTGCCCTTCAAGCTTTTCTCCCATAGTCATTTATTGGCTCTCCTTAACTTTATTCCCCGCTATTGAAGTAGGAATGACTGGGTCGGCAGGAGGAGGGCCGGACTCCCACATCCTGGGAGCACTGCAGGCTGACTATGACCTTGCAGGCCTGGATCTGAACCTCCTCCTCAGGGTGGATGACCAGGGCAAGCAGCCGGTCTGCCAGTCGTGACTCATCCCCAAAAAGAGCTTCATGCAGAGATTGTTCATTGTAATGCCACTTCACAGCACGGTAGTGGGGTGAATTCCGGCCCTCACTTAGCCGCTCAGCAAACACCAGTACCTCGAACAGCAGACTCCCTGGCTGTGTGGTCTGAAACAGGTTCAGGAAGTTGGAATGCACCTATAACGGGCGTAGAGAGACAATGGCAAAGAAATCCAAGACAAGTTCTGAAGTTCTTCAATTTTCCTCTTGCTTCAATTCTCCAGTATACCTAAGTTTCAGATTCAACTGTATAggaattttttagttttcctttcattATCACTAACATAATTGCACAATGGTCATAAAACATGAGAGATATGATCATAATATTGATTCTGAGAAATCTGTTGAGTCAAACTTTAAAGCTTTGCATGTggctaatttttataaatattgtgtGTGCTTGAGAGGAATATACACTTATTAATTGTAAAATGTTCTAGGTGTGTCTAATAGCTCAAGCTTATTTATGGTATTCACAGCAAATATACCCTTACtggttttagatttttatctattaattGCTGAAAAAACAAACCTCCTAAATCTTCCATTGTGATGGTAGATGTGTcaatttttccttataattattcagccatgagaaagaaggaaatcctgctgtttgtgacaacatgaatgaagtttgaggacattatgctaagtcagaTAAgtagacagagaaaaacaaatactgcatggtatcacttattggtggaatttaaagaaaaaaagtcatactcaaaaacagagaagaaaagtggTTGTTAGGAGCTAGTGGTGTAGAAGAAATAGGGAGACATTGGTACAAAGGTATataaactttcagctataagatgaataagatctgggggtacctgggtggctcagtcagttgagcatctgactcttgatttcagctcaggtcatgattttagggttgtgagattaagccctgtgttgggcaccATGCtagagagattctctctccttctccctttgccccttcccttgccatgtgtgtgtcctctctcttaaaaaaaaaaaaaagcctataaatgtaatgtaaaacatggtgattatagttaataacactgtactATATgactgaaatttgctaaaagagtagaacttaaatgttttcacacatacaaaaagataaatatgttaaGTGGTGGATGTGTTAATCAACTAGATGGTgagaatcctttcacaatgtatatgtatatatcaaatcatcactatatacactttaaatattttacaatttagtCTATTATACCTcactaaaactgaaaaaagagaaaaaaatttccttgtaATTCTATCAAGTTTTGCCATATAAATTTGAGGTTATGTTATTAGGTTCACGTAAGTTTAGAGTTCCTTTGGCCTCTGAACCACTATTATGTAGTGACCCTCTTTATTCCTAATAATGGTTTTTGTTATAagtaatttttctctaatatgaAAACAcctatatttccttttgttttgtcaCTGGATACCTGGCTCTCAATGTTCAGAAAGCCCCTTAAAGGAGAATCCCTCTCTCAATAAAACAAATTCTCATTCTATTCAGAGAATGGAAGAGGAGATAGTTTTTAATATACACAGTACAAAagccagaagagaaataaaatgatcttgTTAAGGCTAAGTCTGCCTAGGGAAATCCATGATTCTTCCTTCCCCAATACCTGAGTTGGTATCTATTAACACTTCTTCAGTTCCTTTCTCACCTGGCAGTTGAGAATATCATAGAGAAGGTCGTTTTTCTGTGCCAAGTAGCTCAGCAATCGTATAGCTTGCAcctgaataaaagaaatagtaaagcATGAGAAGGCAGATGAATGTGGGCCTCAGCAGGGAAAGCacaaatctctctccctctccctccctctaggTGCTGTGCCAGGGCTGGTCAAGGAGGGCAGGGCATGGGCTATGGTCCTCAGGCACCTGTGCCAGGATATAGTCTGACTGCAGGATCTCCATCAAGGCAGGCATCACCCGTCGCAGCTGTGGATGTACATAGTCGGGCAGTGAGAGGCTGTTGAGAAGTCTGAGGCCTGCAATGTGCAGCTCCGAATCCCAGATGGTGGAGATCAGTTCCAGTACCTTGATGGAGTGTTCCTGGGGGTGGAGCAGATGAGGGGAAAAGGAACTGCTTTTATGTAGTGATTCCCCAACACTATGCCAGCCACTCTTCCCTGCTTGCGCCCAAGCCCTGTAGACAATTCCCTCTAACTTACACTCTCAACTTGACTTGACCTGGTTGGCCATGCCTATCCCCTTTCTGCCCTGGGCTTCTCCCCCACAGACTTCTTTCCTGGTTCTTCTGCCCAACCTTTTCTTCTCTATCTTGATCACTCCCTCAGTGATATCATCCAGactcacagttttaaaaatattgttgatGCTAATGCCTTTCAACTTCCCGACTCCAGCCCAGACCTCTCCCTGAACTCCAGATTCATATATTCAGGTGCCAATTCCACTCCTTCCCCAGAAcgctttttttccccaagattttatttctatgccAACGTGGGGCcaaactcacaactccgagatcaagacTCACACACtccaccgactaagccagccaggtgccccttctcagAATGCTTAATAGACCTCTCAGAGTTAACACATACTCAGCACCCAAACTGGTTTTTTCCAccaatttctctgtctctgctttgGGTTGCACCTCCCTTGCAGTTACTCAGGTCAAAAATCTGTGGTCCTCTTTAACTACTTTGTTTTTCCTCACATTGCTTTTTGAATCCTTCAGAAAATTGTTAGCTCTACCTTCAAAATCTATCAACAGTCAAGCTGCTTCTACCAACGTGTTCCATGCCACCATCATTTCTCACTTGGATTTCTGCAATAGCTTCCTGTCTCCCTGCTTCCATCCTCTCCCCCTAAATCTACTTTTAGGACAACAGACATATTAGACATGTCACTCTTCTGCTCAGGTCCCTAGTTCATTCAGCATAAGAGATAAAGCCCTTACAGTGGCTTACAAGGTCCAATATATTCTGCCTCGCTCCCTCCACAATTTCTTTGACCtcatctcctcttctcctctttgcTCCCATGGTTGCCATAATGGACTCTTAGCCATTCTTTGAGCATGCCAAGTACACACTTACCTTGTTTTTGCGCAAGCTGTTTTCTCTACTTAGAATGCTCTCCCTCCAGATAGTCAAAGCTCACTCTCTTACACCTCCAAGACTTTTCTTTAATGTCACCTTCTCTGTGAGGCCTTCCCTAACCACTCACTTCTTTAAGACTGCAACCATTCCCACCCTAGCCTTCCTTACCCTcaatctttatttcattcttctccaCAGCACTGTCACAtgcaacactttttattttgtaactttttatttttgaacatgaTAACTCTCAGGAAGTTGCCAAAAGTAGCCCAGAGACATCCTGTGTGCTCTTCACCCAGTTGCCCTCAATGGTTACACCTTACGTAATTATAAACAATATCAAACCTAGGAAATCAGGATTGGTACAAATTCGAATTCCTCATTTTATTACATATGTAGTTTCATGTAACCACCACTGCTATTGACAGATTATTCCATCATAGTTTTCCCATCTCCCTTGTGGGACTCCATTATAGTCATATTTATAGTCATATTTACCCCTCCCCACCCAAACCAGCCCTAACCATCGATAACCATGCAActgttttccatctctataattttgtcactttGAGAATGTTGCATACATTGAATCATACTTTGTGACCTTCTGAGATTgatttttcacttagtataatgcctttGAGATCCAAGCTGTTGTATCAATAGATTACTCCCCTTTATTTCTGAGGAGTGTTCCATGGTACAGATTACCACAGTTTATAACCATTTACGGGTTGAgaggcatttgggttgtttccagttctaTGGCAAATGACGTGCATACAAATAAttgtgtataggtttttgtgcagatattttcatttctctaggataaatgcATAGGAGTGCAACTACTGAGTAAATGtatcacttattttttgtttgtttttcagtagTCTCTGTACCCAGCGTGGAGCgcaacgcagggcttgaactcatgaccttgagatcaaggccAGAgttgagattaagagttggactttcaaccaactgagccacctaggtgccctgatggtttgttttttaaagaaattgccaaactattttccagagtgggtgcTGTACCATtgtatattcccaccagcaacatatGAGAAAGCCCATTCCTCTCTATTTTCaccagtatttggtgttgtcacaGATTTTGAGTTTGGACTACCTAATAGGTgtatagtgatatctcattgtggtgttaatttgcatttccctagtgccTACTGatgttaaacatattttcatgggcttatttgcAACTCCTAGATCTTCTTCAGTGCAATATCtccaagtcttttgcccattttctaattggaatttttaaaagactgagttttgagaattctatATGATCTACATAGGAGTCCTTAGTCAGCTATGTGCTTTGCAAGTATTTCCTTCCTGTCtgcagcttgtcttttcatcctcgtAACAGAGTACCCCCCAGGGcaaatgtttttagttttgatgaagtccaatgtatccattttttcctcttataGATCACACTTTCGGTGTTATTTCTAAGAACTGTTCATCAAGCTCTAAGTCCCGAAGATTTTCTTTGAAACTGTACCATCACCCCCTTACCAGCTTCTTTATCACCCTTCTTCTGCCGCACTTGTTACAtgaaacatattatatatttcactAATTTATATATTGCTTGCCTTGCCCTTCTAGAATATGTCTCACTGGGACGAGGATCTTTCCTGCTCTGCTCACTGCTGCATGTCCAACGCCTAAACACAAAGTTAGCGCTCAATATACATCTGTTTAATGAACAAAAGGATCTTGGCTTCTGAGATGCAAGATGCTTAgactgagagatttttttttaaggttttatttatttattcatgagagacacacagagaggcacagagacacagacgaagaaccaggctcctcacagggagcccgatgtaggtctcaatcctgggatcacaccctgagcctaaggcagaggcgcaatccctgagccatccaggcgtccctggactGAGAGATATTACCAAAGACAGATAACTCCACATGCTACACTTCCGTGAACCATGTAAGAGGAAGGCAAGAATCCTAGAATGAGGATCACAGCATTCCCATTAGTACCAGTTTCTCCCTGCCCCAACCCCTTGTTGTCCACTAAGACCTGAAGGACAGGTAAGAGTTACTCTGGGGTAGTGTTTAAGGCAGAACGAACAGCAGGTGCAAGGGCCAGCAAGTAGGAGAGCATGAAACATACACTGTGAATGGCTAGGACTGGGGCAAGGAGGTGGAGGATCATGCTCTTCATGATGAGTCTTGAGGAATACCAAGCAGAGGGTTGATGGGATCAGATCCCTCTGGACAGAATGGTCTTACTTAGGGAATGAGGGCAAGGCCCATTTTGGACAGGCTGGGTTAGGGAGCCACTAGGATGTCTCAGTGGAGCAGCTGGCTGGGTCTAGGGGTTTGGGGGAGTTCCCAGGCTATGGACAGAGATGCAGGAAAGCACATCTAGATGAAAACTGAGGCTAGGGAGTGGCTGCTTTTACCCGGAGAGAAGAGGGATCAGGTCCCCACAATACCCCGGGCAAAGTGTTACCCAAGCCAGCTGCATCAGAATTTCCGGGGAGGCTTGTGAAAAACCAGCTCTGCAAGCAATTCTGATATGCTTGAGAATTACAGACTTAGGAAAACTCAGGGGGCCAAATAAAGGTGGCCAGCAAGTGAAGACctagagaccttttttttttttttccaaaaaagaggtgttttcttttttctttctttctttctttctttctttctttctttctttctttctttctttctttcaagtaggcttcatgctcaacatggggcttgaactcatgactctgagatcaagagcacatgctctactgactgaggcagccaggtgcccctctccaaaAAAGTTtgatacaaaaaatttaaatgaaaataccaagTTTTGGGGAGG
It contains:
- the ARMC12 gene encoding armadillo repeat-containing protein 12, translated to MGMSIPRCLGHLDIRKGVVGLATGAGFVYLLYKAIRAGIKCQPPLCTASPICIARECTGPGERALPQEAPALEASSVGGPKGLAVERERHGRDSGELRRLLNSLECKQDEYAKSMILHSITRCVYLLEAEASACTNDDIRLVGSMLDDNDNSVKIQALNTLKAFSGIRKFRLKIQEHSIKVLELISTIWDSELHIAGLRLLNSLSLPDYVHPQLRRVMPALMEILQSDYILAQVQAIRLLSYLAQKNDLLYDILNCQVHSNFLNLFQTTQPGSLLFEVLVFAERLSEGRNSPHYRAVKWHYNEQSLHEALFGDESRLADRLLALVIHPEEEVQIQACKVIVSLQCSQDVGVRPSSCRPSHSYFNSGE